Below is a genomic region from Flavobacterium ginsengisoli.
ATCCAAATGCTGATACTTCAAAAGAAGATTCGAATTCGTTCAATACACTTTCGACACCAACAGGCGGACAATATAATATTGTTTTGGCAGACGGAACAAAAGTATTTTTGAATGCAGTTTCTTCTATCAAATACCCAACTCAATTTAACGGAAATCAAAGAATTGTTGAATTGGAAGGGGAAGCTTATTTTGAAGTTGCTAAAAATAAAAACAAACCTTTCTTAGTAAAATCTGATAATCAAACAATCGAGGTTTTAGGAACGCATTTTAATGTTCATGCTTATAATAATGAATCTGTTGTAAAAACGACTTTGTTGGAAGGAAGTGTTGCGGTTTCGTCTAAAAATCAGAAAGCAATTTTAAAACCAGGCCAGCAGTCAAATGTATCAGACGGTTCTAATAAGATTGCTGTTAAAGAAGTTGATACGGAAGCGGCAATCGCTTGGAAAAATGGCCGATTTAAATTTGATAATGCTGATTTAAAATCGGTAATGAAACAGCTGGAACGCTGGTACGGTATTAAAGTAGAATATCGCGGCGATGTTTCTGATGTGAGATTTAACGGAGGTACTTTTAGAAATAAAAATTTGTCTGAAGTATTAAAAGTACTTGAGCTTAGTAATATAAAATTTAAGGTTGAAGGAAAGACGATTATTGTGTATCCGTAAGATCTTATTTAACCGATTATATTGAGTCTATAAACTAAAAAACCAGAGGCAGTTGCGATGCTTCTGGTTGTTTAAAAAGTTTATAGCCAATATAAGTGTCCACCTATTGTTTAACTATAACCAATGTAAATGTATGAAATTAAATTTACAACCAAAAAAACCTTACAAAAAACTTAAAAAAAGATTCCCAAAGTTCATTTTTCTGCTCATTTATGGGCGCTATGCACTGTTTTTATGGTGTTGTGCAGTTTTACTGGACAAGCACAAAGTGTTACCATAAACTTTAAAGATACTCCTTTAGAAAAAGTGCTAAAAGAAGTGGCTAAACAAGCTAATTTCGAAGTTTTTTATACTCAAAAATTGCTTAAAGATTCGAAACCAGTTAGCATTAGTGTTAAGAGTGCGAATGTAAATGAGGTTTTAAATCAGATCTTTAAAAATCAAAATGTAAAATATACAATTACCAACCAAACTATCGTGGTAACGGCTCCAAAAACCGAAGAGCGGGGAAACGGATTGATAGATATACGAGGCAAGGTAGTAAATAATAGAAACGAGCCTTTTCCTGGTGTATCTGTAACCATTTGGGGAACTAATCGAGTTAGTGTAACTGATTTTGACGGTAGCTTTTATTTTGAAAAAGTGCCATCAAATGGAGTTTTGGATTGTACAGGATTAACAATTGAAAAAAAATCTTTTGGCATTAATGACCGAACAGAACTTACTCTTGTTGTCGAAGACAAAGTTGTCGCTATGAAGGAAGTTGTGGTAACTGGTTTTCAGACTATTGCAAGAAGCAATTTTACAGGTGCAATTGCTAAAGTGGATGAAAAAGTTTTAAACGAAAACATTAATGCCAATTTATCAAGCGCTCTTGAAGGCCGTGTGGCTGGTTTAATGTTTCAAAAAAATCCAAGTGGGTCGGCGGCAGACAAACCAATATTAAGAGGTATGGGAACTTTTTCTGACCAAGTTGGATATAGTCCGCTTTTAGTCATAGATGGTCTTCCAACGGAGTTGACTTTAGACGATATTAATCCTTATGATATCGAAAGTGTAGATGTTCTTAAAGATGCGGCGGCAGCATCTATTTATGGCTCTAGGGCTGCAAACGGTATTATCGTTTTAACTACCAAAAAAGGAAATGGTAGGCTGAAAGTAAGTATTAATTCTGATTTCTTTATTGCTGAAAAACCTAATTTAAGGGATATGAATTATGCTTCTACAAGCGATTTAATTGATTATGAGCAAGCGGTTTATAATAGAGAAAGAGCAAGATATGCTGATACAGCAACTATGTTCAACAGTTATGGCGATATTGGAAGTAGCAGTATGAAATATTACAGTCCGCTTTATCAGCTAAATAGAGATTTAGAAGAAGGCGTAATCAACAATGCTGATTATAATAGTACAATTGCGCAATGGAGAAAAAACGATTACAATAAAGATTACCGCAATAATGTTTGGCAGAACGAATTTAGACAACGTTACAATATTGCTTTTTCTGGAAGCACAACGAGACAGAATACGTATGTGTCACTTAATTACGACGAATCAAAAAATCGTATAAAGTATAATAATAGCCGTGCATTTAATCTTTATGCAAAAAGCAGTTTTCAGTTAAATAACTGGCTGAATGCTACATTTGGAGTAAACGGAACGTACAGTAACGATGATGTAACCGATTCTAGTTACAATAATTACGATATTCAAAAAAGATACGAGCGTATTACAGATGATAACGGAGCTCTTGTAATGTCACCATTTGTTGGTATTAATGACGGTTTTACTTCGGGTAGTGTAATTAATCCTTATGTGGCTAGAAAAATTGGAGCTTTAAGCGGTTTCAAATCAACAGAATTTAATGTTTTAGATGCGCTTAAAGAAGGGATTGAACAGCAAAATTCATTAAGCTTAAGAACTTTTGCTAATGTAAAAGCAAAATTATATAAAGGATTAAGCTTTAACACTCAATTTCAGTACGAAGTACGACGAAATGATAATGAGCAATATTATGATATTGACTCTTACAAAATGCGTTATGCAATTAACTCTTTAACAGGATACAATCCAACAACAAATTCCTATACATATGTAGATGGTTTTTCATCAGGAGGCCGATACAAACAATCAAGCAGTCAAGCGAGTAATTATTCGTTTAGAAATCAATTAGATTTTAATCAGGATTTTGCAGATGGAAAACATTCTATTAATGCATTAGCTGGTTTTGAAATGCGCGAAACTTTTGTACCAAGAACAATTGAGCAATTAAGATACGGTTATGATCCTGTAACACTTAGTTCTGCGGTACTTAATAATTTAGCGTTAAGCCAAACTGGTGTTGCGAGTTATATTTATGGAAGTAACCGTACGCTAGCGGCTTTAGGAAGAACACAGACTGAAATTTTACATCGATATTTTTCAGTTTTTAGCACAGCAAGTTATACTTATTTATCTAAATATAATGTTACAGGAAGCTACCGTGTTGATAGAGCCGATTTGTTTGGAGTAGATCCAAAGTATAAAAATCGTCCATTATGGTCTGTAGGTTTAGGATGGAATATCAGTAATGAAGATTTCATGAAAGAGACAAAATGGGTAAGCATGCTAAAATTAAGAGCTACTTATGGTATTAACGGAAATATTGATCAAAGTACAACTCCATATATTACAGCAACAAGAAGAAATGATAACTTATATCAATCTTTACAATATACCAATATTACAGCACAGCCTAACCCAATGTTAAGATGGGAAAAAACGCAAAGCACCAATTTGGGTGTTGATTACAGTTTATTCCGTGCAAAGTTAAATGGTAGTATTGATGTGTATCGTAAATACAGCAGTGATTTGTTAGCAACAACAGATCTAGATCCGACAGTTGGAGCTTTGTCAAGAAGAATAAATGCTGGAGCATTGTTAAACAAAGGAGTAGAACTAAGTGTAGGATCTGAGTGGTACAATACAGGTGATTTACGTATTTCTTCTAACTTAATTTTTGCTTTCAACGAAACAACGGTTAAAAAAGTTACAAGAGCTCAATCTACAGCTTCTGTTTATGTGTCTTCGCCAGCAAATTACTTTTTAGAAAATGAAGCATATAATAGTTTATATGCTTACAAATATGGAGGAACTGTTAATGGATATCCTTATGTTTTGGATGAAAATGGAAATCCGTCAATTACTTTTGATGATAATGGAAACCCAATTTCGACTTCAGTAAAAACAGTTACAAACCCAGATGCTTTGGTTAACATGGGAACTTTGATGCCAAAATATACGGGATCGATTTCTCAACGTTTTTCATACAAACAATTTGATTTGAATTTCTTGTTTGTTTTCTCTGGAGGAAACGTAATGCGCAAAGAAACTCTTGATATGGGTTCTGATTTAGTGAACCTTTCAGGAATTGCAGATCGTTATACAGATACAAACAGAAATGGAAACACTCGTTTGTATGTAGATTTTGACGAAAGTATGAGAAACTACGCAACAACTATAAGCAGTCAGTGGAGAAATTCAAGTGCAAATGTTGTAGACGGTGATTACATAAAACTTAGAAATATATCATTAGGGTATAATTTGCCAAAAGCTTTTGCAAACAAAATTAAAATGGCATCGGCAAAGTTTACTTTTCAAGTAAATAATCTTTGGTATTGGAGTGCTTGCGGAAATCATATTGATCCAGAAGTTTATAGTGCAAACTCTGCTACACGTAATTTACCGTTACCAAGAACTTATTTACTTGGTTTTAATCTTACTCTTTAAAATAATGAAAAAGATATATATAACACTAATAACGCTAGTGATGTTAACAGCATCATCATGCGAAGAATACACAGATGTTACACCAAAAGGAGCTTTGGTGGTAGAAACGCCAGAACAATTTCTTGAATTGGTGTCGCTGCCAAACAGAGGTTACCCGATCAATAACTTTCAGTATTTGTCAGATGATCAATGGATGCGTGAAGCCAATGTAATCGGAAGAACGCCAAACATCGATATCATTAATTTTACTTTTGACGAAAGCGTAGACCGAGTTTCTTTAATGACTGGTTCAAGTTTTTATAATCAAGCTTATACCTATATCAACCGATGGAATACAATTATTTCTTTAGTAGATAACAGTAAAGGAGATGAAAGCGTAAAGAGATTAGCCAAAGCTGAAGCTAAAATTTACAGAGCTTATGATCACTTTTTATTGGTAAATACTTATGCAAAAGGTTATGACCCGCAGACTGCTGCAACTGATGGAGGAATTTGCATCATGGATAAATTTGATCTAGAAGCACAGCCAGCAAAAGCTACTGTTGCTCAGGTTTACAATTTTATTCAGAAAGATATAGAAGATGCATTGCCATATCTTCAAGAAAAACCAACAGATGTTTATCATCCGTCACTTGCATTTGCTTATGCTTTTAAAGCGAAAGTGCATTTGTTTAAACGTGAAATCGCAGAGGCAGAATCGGCAGCGCAAAAATCGTTGAGCTATAACAATCAGATTTTTGATATGGTAGCATATAATACAAAAGGCGGACCTACGGCACTTGCTGTACCAGCTGCAGATAACGTTGAGGTTTTGAGTTATATGTACATGACAGGTTATAATGAAATGAATTTTGCTCAGAGTTATATTATTAGTCCTGAACTGCGAAATTTATTCGGAACAAACGATGCTCGTTTTAATTTGTTCTTCAATTCTACAAGTACAACCAATTTAGATCAAGGTTCGAATACAGCGTACTGGGCAACTCAATATACGAGATTCTTTTACCCAACAGTTGGAATGAAAACAACAGAAGTATATTTAATTCTTGCTGAATGTTATGCGAGAGAAAATAGACTTAGCGAATCGGTAGATGTTTTAAATACATTAAGAGCAAAACGTATTTTATCAGGTACAATAAACTTAGAGGTTCCTGCTACAAGAAAAGAAATAATGGAACTTGTAATTAACGAAAGAAGAAAAGAATTGCTTTTAGGTTTTAATAGATTTTTTGATTTAAAAAGACTGAATACAGAATCTGAATATGCAAAGACAGTTACGAGAGTATTTCCAATTGTAAACAAAACAGTTCCGCAGAAAACATATACTTTACAGCCTAATTCAAGACTATACATTGTTCCGTTCCCTTTATCGGCATTGACAAAAAATCCAAAACTTACTTTAAATACAGACGAAAAAGTTCCGTTTTAATTCCAATGAAAAAGATAATTATTTCCCTAATCATGCTGTCGGTTTGGCAGACATGGTTTTGCCCAGACTCCAGAAAAAAAAGCCGATAGTACCAGCACACAGCCAAAAGGCATGCAGGCTTATAATAAAGTAATTACAGATAAGGCTAAAAACAAATCAGGTCTTTTTACTGTTAGCCAAGTTGATGCTAAATATTACTTTCAGATTCCTGACAGTTTATTTAATCGATACATGTTGGTTGTAACAAGATATCTTTCTACGCCTGAAGGTTTTGGAAGTTTTGGTGGAGAAAAAACGAACGAACAGACAATCTATTTTGAAAAAGGTTCGAATAATACAGTCTATTTAAGATCGCTTCAATACAGACAAGATGTTCGTTCTGCCGATTCTATGCTGGCAAAAGCATTAGAAGGAAGCAACGAAAATCCGATTGTGGCTGCATTTCCAATCAAAACAACCAATCCAGACACAAAAGATGTAGTTATTGAAGTAACAGACGTTTTCAAAAAAGATAACGCGATGTTTTCTATCGGAAATCAGGACAAAACAGAGAAAAAATTAAGTTCTCTTGCTGATGATAAATCTTTTGTTGAAAGTATAGATACATATCCCATTAATATTGAAGCCAAAACAACAAAAACCTACACGAGTTCTACTGCAAGTAGCGGAAGCATCACATTACGATTAAACACTTCTATTGTACTGCTTCCGAAAACGCCAATGCGAAAACGTTTCTTTGATGAAAGGGTAGGTTATTTTGCTAATAAATATGTTTTGTTTGATGATGATGAACAGCGCGCTCAAAAGAAATTTATTGTTCAACGCTACCGTTTAGAGCCAAAAGACAAAGACATTAAAAAGTACTTGAGAGGCGAATTGGTAGAACCCAAAAAACAAATTGTTTATTATATCGATCCAGCAACGCCAAAAAAATGGAGGCCTTATTTAATTGCAGGTATCAACGATTGGCAGAAAGCTTTTGAAGCGGCAGGATTTAAAAATGCTATTGTAGGTAAAGAATGGCCAGAAGATGATAAAACCATGAGTTTGGAAGATGCAAGATATTCTGTAGTACGATATTTAGCTTCTGAAACACCAAATGCTTACGGACCAAGAATTAGTGATCCAAGAAGTGGTGAAATTATGGAAAGCCACGTTGGCTGGTATCATAATGTAATGAAATTGGTTCAAAGATGGTACATGATTCAAGCCGGGCCTTTAGATCCAAGAGCAAGAAAAATGCATCTGGATGATGAATTGATGGGACAATTAATTCGTTTTGTTTCTTCTCACGAAATTGGGCATACGATTGGTTTGCGTCATAATATGGGAGCGAGCAGTGCAACTCCAGTAGAAAAACTTCGCGATAAAAAATGGGTCGAAGAAAATGGACACACTGTTTCTATTATGGATTATGCCCGTTTTAATTATGTAGCACAGCCAGAAGATAATATTAGTCCAAAAGGCCTTTATCCGCGTATTGGGAGTTATGATAAATGGGCTGTTGAATGGGGGTATAAATATTATACAAACACTAAAGACGAATTTGAAGAAGAAAAATTATTGGCCAAATTAACAACCGATAGTTTAACAGCAAATCCGAAATTATGGTTTGGAGGAGAAGGTAAAGACGAAGATCCGCGTAGTCAATCTGAAGATCTTGGAGACGATGCGGTACTTGCGAGCGATTACGGAATTAAAAACTTAAAGCGTGTTGTGCCTCATCTTATCGAATGGACCTATCAGCCAAACGATCCGTACGATAATTTAGCAGACATGCACAAAGCAGTAGTAAGACAATACGGATTGTATTTGTATCATGTTCTAAAATATATCGGAAACAACTATATCACAAAAAGAACAGTAGATGAAAAAGGAGTAGTTTATAAACCAGTTCCTAAAGCAAAAGTAAAAGCGGCAATAGATTATTTAGGAAGACAATTGTTTGTTTCACCGCTTTGGATGTATCCGCAAGAAATTGATGATCTTATTGCTTTAAAGAGAGAAGACCAAATTTCAGATCAGCAGAATCAAGTGTTGAATATGTTGTTGAGCTCTGGAATGCTTTATAATATTAGTTTGAAGTCGATGCAATCTGAAGGAGCTTATACAGTTCCTGAGTTTTTAAACGATGTACAGCAAATCGTTTGGGTGAAATTTAGCGGAGACGAAAAACAAGATTATTACAGAAGAAGTTTTCAGCGAGGCTATATTGAAAAGTTAGGAATGCTTTTATTGCCAAAAGAACTAGAGCCTGGCAAAGCTTCGAATACGGCACAACGCAGTGATGTGAGATTGTATGGAAAACAGCATCTTTTAAAGTTAAAAACAGATATCACGAAATTGATGAGTGCTTCAACAGGAATCAACAAAGACCACTACGAAAGCATCTTAATAGAAATAGATAAAATCATTACCAAATTAGATAAACCTACATCATGAAAAATTTATTAGTTATAATATTTGTTTTCTTTAGCTTTTTAGCACAAGCACAACTAACTTCAAAAGAAGAAGTAACTCCTGAGTTGGTTGCAAAACGTGAAGCAGAGAAAAAAGAAATTACAAAAAGCTATTTAGCTTTAAAAAATAGCTTTTTGACATCTGATAGTTTAGCAGTTGTTAAAAATGCAGAAGCTTTAAAAAGCTCTTTAAAAAATTTCAAGTTTAAGAAATTAAGCTTAGAAAATATGAATGCAGACCACCACTTCAAGAAGAGAAATTATTGAATTGGCAACAGCATTAACAGCAACAAAAAACATCAATAAACAGCGCAAGATTTTTGAAACGCTTTCAGTAAAATATTGGGATCAGGTTTCAAAATTTAAACCTGCAGATGAGACATTATATTTACAAGTTTGCCCAATGACTGGAGCAGTTTGGACAAGTGATAGTAAGGAAATCAAAAATCCGTACTATCCTAAAAATATGCTGACTTGCGGCGAAGTGAAAGCAAGTTTGTAGTTTTTTTAATTTTGAATTAGTTTGATAAATGCGGTCTCTTAAGGAGCCGTATTTGTCGTTTCTGAAATACACAGCTTTTGTGACCAAATTTTAGATTATAAATAAAAAAGCCTTTTCTAGAAATTTTAGAAAAGGCTTTTTTTATAATTTTTTTAGATGATTATTTATTGTTTAATAATTTTTCCAGAGCTTTAATTTATTCCTTTTAAAGCTTCAATTGAAATTCTCATTGAATTTGAGATTTGTTTGAGCTCTTGAATATCAAAAATAAAAACATCTTGCAAATATTCTTTTTTGTCAGGTATAAAGAATGAATAGTTTTTTATATGTAAGTTTTTCAGATAAATAATATATATCATTTTTTAAATAAAATGGTTTCCTAAGAAAAAAAAGCTAACTTTATAATGTTGAAAGGGAGCTGATTACTAAAATTAAAGATTGCACTTTTGAATATTTTTAATTTTAAATGCAAATAAATACTCCTTCAATAATAGAGCTGTGATACTTTTAAGTTCCCCAGATTAAAAGTGTGGATTTATGCAGTTACTCCAAGTTTAAAATAATAATGTTTAGTTATATATGTAAATGAATATTTAAAAATTAAATTAAGAGCAATGTTATGAAGATACAACTTTTAAAAGCCAAGTTTTATTTAATTCTCTTTTCAGTTGCTCTTATTAGTTTGGAGGTAAATGCCCAAACAGCATCGCTTGAATATTGTTTTAATGCCGCAAAACAAAATAATATTTCGCTCAAGCAAGCCAAATCGGGCTTAAAAACAGTAGAATATAATCTTCAGGCTGAAAAGAACAGTTATTTTCCAAAAGTAGATCTTTTATCCAGCTATACTTATTTAAGCAGTCCTTTAACAATTAATCTGCAGTCAGTTAAAGACGGAATTGTAGAAGGGTCATCAAAGCAGAGTGTCAATACGGCCAATCAGATATATAATGAAATCACTGGAGGTAATTTATCGCAAGCCGCGCAGGATCGAATTTATAATACTTCGAAAACTATAATCGGAGGCATTTATCCTAATTATAATCCGTCTTTAAGCGAACAGTCTTATTTTTTGGCAGGTGTGGGAGTGAGGCAACCTCTTTATTTAGGAAATAAATTAAACTCTTCTGTAGATCTTGCTCAGTCTGTCGTTACTTCGGCTGGACTTAATGTCGAAGCTGTAGATAAAGAAGTAACTTTCTTAATAACACTTCAATATTTAAGAATACTGTATCTTAATTCTTTAATGCAGAAACAGCAAATGATTATTACGGCTTTAGATAAAAATAAAACCTATGCCGAAGAGTCTGTAAAAAATGAAATTCTGCCTCCATATCAAAAAAATTGGACGAATGTAGTTTTAATTCAAGCAAAAAGTCAATTTAACTCCATCGAGAATGATAAAAAAAATGCACAAATTGAATTGAACAAATTGATGGGAGCCGATCTGGATCAGGTTTTGACAATTTCGGATACATTAAATTACAATAGAATTAATTTAAGCGAACCAAAGAAAGATTTTTGGCTTACCAATCCGGTTCAGCAAATGGCAGAAAACAAAATAGCATATGCTGAAACTGCTGAAAAAATAAGTAAATCTCTAGCATTGCCAAACGTTTTTGCTGTTGGAAATTTCAACCTTTATCAAAAAGATCTTCCTGTTGCCATTCCAGATTGGTTTGTTGCTTTAGAATTGCAATGGACTTTATTTAATGCCCAAACAAGTAAACGTACACAGGTTGCTAAACAACTAATCGACGAAGCTAGATTAGGAGAAGAAAATGTGAGTTTGTCTGCTTCAGGTAAAGTCTAAAGTCGCAAAAAATAAAATGGATTCTCTTGAAAAAGATGTTGAAGCACTAGAAGCAGCGCGAAAAGAAGCTCGTACTACTAGTACCTTGATAACACAAAGAATGAACAATCAAATGTCATCGCCAAAAGATGTTAATGATGCTCTGCTAGTTGAAACAGAGATAGAAAAAGTATACTATACGGCTGTTTTTGGGTATTATGTGGCACTTGCAGAATATTTAAATAGTATAGGAGAACCAACAAGAATCACTCAATTTATTAAATAGATGAAAGATATTTTTAAAAATTATTGGGCGTCGCTAATTCCGATTTTGGTAGTTGTTATAGCATTGATCTTTTTTCTTAAAGGAAATAATGATTCAGAAAATAACTTTATTGGAATGGTTGATGCATCAAGTGTCGATGTTGCGGCCGAGTTTCGGGCAGACTCGATTCCTTATTGGTAAAACAAGGTGATACGGTGCACACAGGCCAATTGGTTGCTATACTTCGTTCAAACGAAATCAATGCGATAAAGGCACAAGCATTGGCAGCAATTGATGCTGCAAAAGGACAGCAGGAATTGCTTACTCAAGGTGCAAGACCAGAACTTATTGAAGCGACTTCAAAGCTATATCAAATAAGTGAGGAGCAATACAAATTGTTTAGCACTACTTACGATAGAATGGAACGTTTGTATAATGCTGATGTAATATCGGGTCAAGAAAAAGATGTCTTTTATTTTAAATTTCAGGCGGCAAAAAAAGAAATGGAAACCGCAAAATTAAACCTGAAAATGCTAAAAGACGGTGCAAGACCAGAATTATTAAAAACGGCAAATGCAATTGTAAAACAAGCCGAAGAGGCATACGAACTAACAAAAGCGCTTGGCGATAATACTAGAGTGTTGGCTCCGGCAGATGGTGTGATCTCGAGTATGGTTACCCATCAGGGAGAAATTGTTTCTATTGGTTATCCTATGATGACTATTGAAAAGAAAAATTCGACGGTAATAAAATTTAATATCAGGCAAGACAAAGCAAATCTCCTTAAAGTGGGGACTAAAGCTTCTGTAAAAGTTCCTGGCTGCGATCCTGAAGTTTTTGATGTCTTAGTTAGTTCTATTGCTCCAACATTAGAATTTGCCAATTGGGTGCCTTCTAAAGATAAAGGCGAGTTTGAACTCAGAACATTTACAATTGAGTTTAGACCTGAAAAATTAGCGGAAATAAAAGGATTACGTTCAGGTATGACGGCTTCACTAATTCTACCTTGATGAACAGCGTAATAAATATAATGATTAGAGAATGGAAGCGCATTCTAAATTTGAAGGTGTTTTACCTTGTTATGTTAGTTGTTCCAGCTGTATTATTTACATTTTATGCTTTTATATATCAAAAACAAGAAGCCAAACACTTAGCTTTTGCCATTTGGGATGATGATCAAAGCGCCATAAGTAGACAACTTACTTTTTTATTAGAACAAAAAGAATCCCTAAATATTACGCGTCGCGTTTACAGTGAAGAAGAGGTTAAAAGATTAATTAACGAAGGCAAAATTTTAGGGGCTGTTCATTTTCCAGCAAATCTTCAAAAAAATATTTATAGCAGGCATCCAAGCACTGTGACTTTATATACGAATGCCGCTTCTCTGGTTCCTGCAAAAATGATTTACAAAGCTGTGGCAGAAGTTATAATTACAGGTAGTACAGGAGTAGTTTTACAAAAACTTGTAAAAACAGGAATGAAAGCAGATCAAGCCATGGCACTTGCTAATCCGATAAAACTAAATGCTTATCAGCTTTATAATGCTACTTATAATTATCAGGAGTATTTAGTCCCTGGATTAATTACAGTAAGTATGCAGATGATTTTGATTATAAGTTGTATGCTGGCATTAAATTATGAATGGAAAACCGAAACCATGGAGGAGTTGTATCATTGTTCAAATGGCTCTGTTATCAATGTAATTGTAGGAAAAACAATTGCTCATCTTGTAGTAAGCTGGATTAATTTTATTTTGATTGCTTTTGTAGTATTTCCTTATTTCGATATTGGAGTTCCTAGTGCAACAGGAAAGTTTTTTGTTATTTACACTTTTCTGTCTTTGGCTTGTATAGGAATCGGAATGTTTATCTCTGCATTATTCAAAGATGTAATGCTGTCTGGAGATGTTGCTTTGTTTTATACTTCTCCAGCTTTTGTATTCAGCGGTTTTACATTTCCGCGTTGGGCAATGCCGTGGTACGATCAATATTATGCGCTTATAATGCCATATACCGCATTTTTAGACGGATTTTTTAAACTGTATTATATGAATCTGCCTTTAAAATATGCCCAAGGAGATTTAATCAAACTCCTAATTTTTTGTGCCGTAATGTTTCCAACAGCAATTTTATTGTTTCGACGTCAATTTAATTTAGTTTTCGATGAAAAAAAAGAAGCAAAACTCATTGATTAGTCTCTTTTTTAGAGAAGTTTCATTAATAGGAAAAGATCATAGTCTGCTTCTTACGCTTCTTATTGCGCCTTTATTGTATGCTTTTTTTTATGGAAGTATCTATATCAATAAAGAAGAATTTGAAGTAAAACTTGGAGTTGTAGACGACGATCATTCCAGATTATCACGCTTGCTTCAGCAAAATATTGATAACTCTCCGATAGTGCAATTAATTCATTTTTCTAATTTAAAAGATGCCGAAGAACAAATGTATCAGGGAAATTGTCAAGGCTATTTTTATATTCCTGAAGGAACAGAAACGAATTTATTAAGTTTAAAACAAAGTAACGTAGTTCTAGCAGTAAATGCTTCACGTTTTTTGCCTTCGAGTGATTTGCTAATGAGCGTGCGACAAATTTGTCTGACAATAGGCGCAGGTGTAAGACTTCAATATTTTCAGAAAAGCGAAGGAATGAGCACAGCCGTCGCG
It encodes:
- a CDS encoding RagB/SusD family nutrient uptake outer membrane protein — its product is MKKIYITLITLVMLTASSCEEYTDVTPKGALVVETPEQFLELVSLPNRGYPINNFQYLSDDQWMREANVIGRTPNIDIINFTFDESVDRVSLMTGSSFYNQAYTYINRWNTIISLVDNSKGDESVKRLAKAEAKIYRAYDHFLLVNTYAKGYDPQTAATDGGICIMDKFDLEAQPAKATVAQVYNFIQKDIEDALPYLQEKPTDVYHPSLAFAYAFKAKVHLFKREIAEAESAAQKSLSYNNQIFDMVAYNTKGGPTALAVPAADNVEVLSYMYMTGYNEMNFAQSYIISPELRNLFGTNDARFNLFFNSTSTTNLDQGSNTAYWATQYTRFFYPTVGMKTTEVYLILAECYARENRLSESVDVLNTLRAKRILSGTINLEVPATRKEIMELVINERRKELLLGFNRFFDLKRLNTESEYAKTVTRVFPIVNKTVPQKTYTLQPNSRLYIVPFPLSALTKNPKLTLNTDEKVPF
- a CDS encoding SusC/RagA family TonB-linked outer membrane protein, producing MVLCSFTGQAQSVTINFKDTPLEKVLKEVAKQANFEVFYTQKLLKDSKPVSISVKSANVNEVLNQIFKNQNVKYTITNQTIVVTAPKTEERGNGLIDIRGKVVNNRNEPFPGVSVTIWGTNRVSVTDFDGSFYFEKVPSNGVLDCTGLTIEKKSFGINDRTELTLVVEDKVVAMKEVVVTGFQTIARSNFTGAIAKVDEKVLNENINANLSSALEGRVAGLMFQKNPSGSAADKPILRGMGTFSDQVGYSPLLVIDGLPTELTLDDINPYDIESVDVLKDAAAASIYGSRAANGIIVLTTKKGNGRLKVSINSDFFIAEKPNLRDMNYASTSDLIDYEQAVYNRERARYADTATMFNSYGDIGSSSMKYYSPLYQLNRDLEEGVINNADYNSTIAQWRKNDYNKDYRNNVWQNEFRQRYNIAFSGSTTRQNTYVSLNYDESKNRIKYNNSRAFNLYAKSSFQLNNWLNATFGVNGTYSNDDVTDSSYNNYDIQKRYERITDDNGALVMSPFVGINDGFTSGSVINPYVARKIGALSGFKSTEFNVLDALKEGIEQQNSLSLRTFANVKAKLYKGLSFNTQFQYEVRRNDNEQYYDIDSYKMRYAINSLTGYNPTTNSYTYVDGFSSGGRYKQSSSQASNYSFRNQLDFNQDFADGKHSINALAGFEMRETFVPRTIEQLRYGYDPVTLSSAVLNNLALSQTGVASYIYGSNRTLAALGRTQTEILHRYFSVFSTASYTYLSKYNVTGSYRVDRADLFGVDPKYKNRPLWSVGLGWNISNEDFMKETKWVSMLKLRATYGINGNIDQSTTPYITATRRNDNLYQSLQYTNITAQPNPMLRWEKTQSTNLGVDYSLFRAKLNGSIDVYRKYSSDLLATTDLDPTVGALSRRINAGALLNKGVELSVGSEWYNTGDLRISSNLIFAFNETTVKKVTRAQSTASVYVSSPANYFLENEAYNSLYAYKYGGTVNGYPYVLDENGNPSITFDDNGNPISTSVKTVTNPDALVNMGTLMPKYTGSISQRFSYKQFDLNFLFVFSGGNVMRKETLDMGSDLVNLSGIADRYTDTNRNGNTRLYVDFDESMRNYATTISSQWRNSSANVVDGDYIKLRNISLGYNLPKAFANKIKMASAKFTFQVNNLWYWSACGNHIDPEVYSANSATRNLPLPRTYLLGFNLTL
- a CDS encoding FecR family protein; this encodes MNETEFLELLKRYQNGTLSNEDKDKLDAWYLHKATNSNKQLSEYELEDSYEYLKSRLPLAKEKKVINLWPRIAAAASVALLFGAGLFYFTKSESVVKQENIQVVEKPKEIAPGGNRGILTLSNGKQIVLSDVSSKDIIAKEDQDEVTIKMDANGVITYMINPNADTSKEDSNSFNTLSTPTGGQYNIVLADGTKVFLNAVSSIKYPTQFNGNQRIVELEGEAYFEVAKNKNKPFLVKSDNQTIEVLGTHFNVHAYNNESVVKTTLLEGSVAVSSKNQKAILKPGQQSNVSDGSNKIAVKEVDTEAAIAWKNGRFKFDNADLKSVMKQLERWYGIKVEYRGDVSDVRFNGGTFRNKNLSEVLKVLELSNIKFKVEGKTIIVYP